A DNA window from Chlamydiota bacterium contains the following coding sequences:
- the mutL gene encoding DNA mismatch repair endonuclease MutL — MKIHRLPEEVAKRIAAGEVVERPFSVVKELLENALDAGAKRIDLQIKGAGRLLIRITDDGCGMDQEDLKIAIHRHTTSKIGTVEDIEAITSLGFRGEALYSIAAVSKLDIVSSTRDAGMGHRLRSEGGQILHLEEAGASVGTTVEVRDLFWNTPARLKFLKSASTEVNHIFETVAHHALARPEIGFRLEADGKILMDLNHTHDLLSRIKELYEGLGEDWIKVAFEDPSIQIRGFLAHPKMSRANRSHQFFFVNRRPVKALALGYGLEAAFHSLVPEGRHPVGFIFLELDPGAVDINIHPAKREIRFHRSSWVQDSLREAVRRALSEGFASGSPNSTVWPEKVRDAVSDFLQRPSVSSRPSYGSKPIFQNHEKIFSSSLDPQKEGVHASTFQIQTFPDDLERSHAFRVLGCLDSLYWVIQWPDRFSLVDQHAAHERVLYERYLKDWKNHKLEVQPLLIPATFELSKEDHSVMLEYQETLRELGFGLEEFGENSILVNQVPAYCQTHELKGLILDLLDDLKTFRKTPAYGEHRLEERIILRACKSAVKAHDSMSSQEIERLIEDLLSLELPYTCPHGRPTLIQLTADDLAKMFKRK; from the coding sequence ATGAAAATTCATCGTTTGCCAGAAGAGGTGGCCAAAAGAATTGCTGCTGGTGAGGTGGTTGAGCGACCTTTCTCCGTTGTGAAAGAGCTTTTGGAAAATGCACTGGATGCGGGAGCCAAGCGGATTGATCTTCAAATTAAGGGGGCAGGGAGGTTGTTGATACGGATTACTGATGATGGTTGCGGAATGGATCAAGAGGATTTAAAAATTGCCATTCACCGTCATACGACCAGTAAAATTGGGACGGTGGAAGATATCGAGGCGATTACAAGTTTAGGATTTCGAGGTGAAGCCCTTTACAGCATTGCTGCCGTTTCAAAACTGGATATCGTCAGTTCAACACGAGATGCGGGTATGGGCCATCGACTGCGTTCAGAAGGCGGACAAATTCTTCATTTGGAAGAGGCAGGAGCTTCGGTGGGGACAACAGTCGAAGTGAGAGACCTTTTCTGGAATACACCGGCTCGATTAAAGTTTTTGAAAAGTGCTTCGACTGAAGTGAATCATATTTTTGAGACTGTAGCGCATCATGCACTGGCTCGCCCAGAGATCGGCTTTCGATTGGAGGCTGACGGAAAAATTCTGATGGATTTAAATCATACCCATGATTTGCTTTCAAGAATTAAAGAGCTTTATGAGGGGTTAGGAGAGGATTGGATTAAAGTAGCTTTTGAGGATCCATCGATTCAGATCCGAGGATTTTTAGCCCATCCAAAAATGTCACGGGCCAATAGATCCCATCAATTTTTCTTTGTAAATCGGCGACCGGTGAAGGCACTCGCTTTGGGTTATGGCTTAGAAGCGGCTTTTCATTCTTTGGTTCCCGAGGGACGTCATCCTGTCGGGTTCATTTTTTTAGAATTAGATCCAGGAGCAGTAGATATTAATATTCATCCAGCCAAGCGGGAAATCAGATTTCATCGATCTAGTTGGGTTCAGGATTCTTTGAGAGAAGCTGTGCGCCGGGCTTTATCTGAGGGCTTTGCTTCTGGCTCACCCAATTCTACTGTGTGGCCTGAAAAGGTAAGGGATGCCGTTTCAGATTTTCTTCAGCGCCCAAGTGTTTCTTCAAGGCCTTCCTATGGAAGCAAACCCATTTTTCAAAATCATGAGAAGATTTTTTCTTCTAGCTTGGACCCTCAGAAAGAGGGAGTCCATGCCTCAACTTTTCAGATTCAGACCTTTCCCGATGATCTTGAACGCTCTCATGCCTTTAGGGTTTTAGGATGTCTGGACTCCCTTTATTGGGTGATTCAGTGGCCAGACCGATTTTCTCTTGTGGATCAACATGCGGCTCATGAACGGGTTCTCTATGAGCGATATTTAAAGGATTGGAAGAATCATAAGCTTGAGGTTCAGCCGCTCTTGATTCCAGCAACTTTTGAACTTTCAAAAGAGGATCACTCTGTGATGTTGGAATATCAAGAGACTTTGAGGGAGTTGGGATTTGGTTTGGAAGAGTTTGGAGAAAATTCTATTTTGGTGAATCAAGTTCCGGCCTATTGTCAAACCCATGAATTAAAAGGGCTCATTTTAGATCTTCTTGATGATTTAAAAACTTTTCGAAAAACCCCTGCTTACGGTGAGCATCGATTGGAAGAGCGAATCATCTTGAGGGCCTGTAAGAGTGCGGTCAAGGCTCATGATTCAATGAGTTCTCAGGAAATTGAGCGTTTGATCGAAGATCTCCTGTCTCTGGAACTCCCCTATACCTGTCCCCATGGTCGACCCACCCTCATTCAGTTGACGGCAGATGATTTAGCGAAGATGTTTAAAAGAAAATAA
- the mutS gene encoding DNA mismatch repair protein MutS has translation MNMDGTLTPMMQQYRQVKESHPDGVLFFRLGDFYEMFFEDAQKASQILNIALTSREAGKGKKAPMCGIPFHAAESYIAKLLSAGLKVSICEQMEDPAQARGIVKREVIRTITPGTVLETGVVADKRNNFLASITGKGDQFGLSLMDVTTGEFKVTELTSKEELMRELARQSLSECLIPKSFEQDLSLFLSRELPRVMVTAIEDWKYDFETCQNLLKEHFHIQSLDGFGCRDLTWGVMASGLILNYVKETLGNSATHITQLLSYQRTDALRLDKITLRNMELLDSLHPMEGNKGTLLWVLDQTRTAMGSRLLQHWITHPLLDLHEIYRRQEGVGELFEWGVELGKLREILGDIRDLERLLSRIHCDFANARDLVSLRISLEIMPTLKAQLNLFHCEILSSLREDLVDLSPLKELIEKAIEDHAPLGLREGGMIRHGYDLALDELRDIARSGKDWVTQLQKKEIERTGIKSLKVGYNRVFGYYIEVSSPNLPQVPLDYIRKQTLANAERFITEELKHYEEKILGAQGKSEALEYEIFIKIRDEVKSYTASIQKMAQAVATLDTLTSLALVALKNDYVWPQVNDSDVIEIEEGRHPVIEQISVGEGFVANDTLLDGHENQILMITGPNMAGKSTYLRQVALIVLMAQMGSFVPAQKASIGLVDQIFTRIGANDELARGQSTFMVEMNETANILHHATPKSLVILDEIGRGTSTFDGISIAWSVAEYLHQDPDVKARTLFATHYHELTDLEMTLPGVKNYNVMVREWNDKIIFVRKIVRGGADKSYGIHVARLAGLPKAVIERAKDILSCLEEGTIRLEELPKGPFLEKGLEDAPRQLTLFDPRSGLVEALKILDLDRLTPVDALLKLKELKEKFLKV, from the coding sequence ATGAATATGGACGGAACACTTACCCCGATGATGCAGCAGTATCGACAGGTTAAAGAGTCTCATCCTGATGGGGTTCTCTTTTTCAGATTAGGAGATTTTTATGAAATGTTTTTTGAGGATGCCCAGAAGGCTTCTCAAATTTTAAATATCGCTCTTACCTCCCGTGAAGCAGGAAAAGGGAAAAAAGCTCCCATGTGCGGCATTCCCTTTCATGCTGCAGAATCCTATATTGCAAAGCTTTTATCGGCAGGTTTAAAAGTTTCTATCTGTGAACAAATGGAAGATCCCGCCCAGGCCCGTGGGATCGTCAAACGAGAAGTGATTCGCACCATTACGCCAGGAACGGTTTTAGAAACAGGGGTCGTGGCGGATAAGAGAAACAATTTTCTGGCTTCCATTACGGGCAAGGGAGATCAATTTGGTTTGAGTTTAATGGATGTGACGACAGGAGAGTTTAAAGTTACAGAGCTTACTTCAAAGGAAGAATTAATGCGGGAGCTGGCTCGTCAGTCTTTAAGCGAATGTTTGATCCCCAAGAGTTTTGAACAAGATTTATCTCTATTTTTATCTCGTGAACTCCCTCGGGTGATGGTGACTGCGATTGAGGATTGGAAATATGATTTTGAAACTTGCCAAAATCTTTTAAAAGAGCACTTTCATATCCAGTCCCTGGATGGTTTTGGCTGTCGGGATTTGACCTGGGGTGTGATGGCCTCAGGTCTTATTTTGAATTATGTGAAGGAAACGCTTGGAAATTCAGCCACTCATATTACTCAACTTCTTTCCTATCAGAGAACCGATGCGTTGAGACTTGACAAAATTACACTTCGAAACATGGAACTTTTGGATTCACTTCATCCCATGGAAGGCAATAAAGGAACTCTGTTATGGGTTTTGGATCAAACACGTACAGCCATGGGAAGCCGTTTACTTCAACATTGGATCACACATCCTTTGCTTGATCTTCATGAGATTTATCGCAGACAAGAAGGGGTGGGAGAATTATTTGAATGGGGAGTAGAACTTGGAAAATTACGTGAAATTTTGGGGGATATCAGGGATTTGGAACGACTTTTGAGTCGGATTCACTGTGACTTTGCCAATGCAAGAGATTTGGTAAGTCTTCGAATTTCTTTAGAGATCATGCCCACTTTAAAAGCCCAGTTGAATCTTTTTCACTGCGAGATTCTGTCGTCTCTTCGAGAGGATTTGGTGGATTTAAGTCCTTTAAAAGAATTGATTGAAAAGGCGATTGAAGATCATGCCCCGTTAGGGTTAAGAGAAGGAGGAATGATTCGTCATGGCTATGATTTGGCTCTTGATGAGTTGCGGGATATTGCCAGAAGCGGAAAGGATTGGGTCACTCAACTCCAGAAAAAGGAAATCGAGCGAACAGGGATTAAATCGCTTAAAGTTGGGTACAATCGTGTATTCGGTTATTATATTGAGGTGAGTTCTCCCAATCTTCCTCAAGTTCCCTTGGATTATATTCGTAAACAGACCTTGGCGAATGCAGAGCGGTTTATTACAGAAGAGTTAAAGCATTATGAGGAGAAAATTTTAGGAGCTCAAGGTAAGAGCGAAGCATTAGAGTATGAAATTTTTATTAAAATTCGGGATGAGGTGAAAAGCTATACCGCTTCTATTCAAAAAATGGCTCAAGCGGTTGCAACTTTAGATACCCTCACTTCTCTTGCTTTGGTGGCGCTCAAGAATGATTATGTCTGGCCTCAAGTGAATGATTCAGATGTCATTGAAATTGAGGAGGGACGCCATCCCGTGATAGAACAGATTTCTGTGGGAGAAGGTTTTGTCGCCAATGACACTTTGTTAGACGGGCATGAAAACCAAATTTTGATGATTACAGGGCCTAATATGGCGGGTAAATCCACTTATTTACGTCAGGTGGCTTTGATTGTTCTCATGGCCCAAATGGGGAGTTTTGTCCCTGCTCAAAAGGCATCAATCGGTCTTGTCGATCAGATTTTTACAAGGATTGGGGCGAATGATGAATTGGCCAGAGGGCAAAGTACTTTTATGGTTGAGATGAATGAGACCGCTAATATTCTGCATCATGCAACGCCTAAGAGCCTCGTTATTTTGGATGAGATTGGGCGAGGGACGAGCACGTTTGATGGAATTTCCATTGCATGGTCGGTGGCGGAATATCTTCATCAAGATCCGGATGTAAAGGCGAGAACCTTATTTGCCACACACTATCACGAGTTGACGGATTTGGAGATGACCCTTCCGGGAGTCAAAAATTATAATGTGATGGTTCGGGAATGGAACGACAAAATTATTTTTGTTCGAAAGATTGTTCGTGGGGGGGCGGATAAAAGTTATGGGATTCATGTGGCGAGGTTAGCAGGGCTTCCTAAAGCGGTGATTGAACGGGCCAAGGATATTTTATCCTGTTTAGAGGAGGGGACCATTCGTTTGGAAGAATTACCTAAAGGGCCCTTTTTGGAGAAAGGATTGGAAGACGCCCCGCGTCAACTCACTCTTTTTGACCCGCGGTCAGGTTTAGTAGAGGCACTGAAAATTTTAGATTTGGATCGATTAACACCCGTGGATGCTTTGCTTAAATTGAAAGAATTAAAGGAAAAATTTTTGAAAGTGTGA
- the miaB gene encoding tRNA (N6-isopentenyl adenosine(37)-C2)-methylthiotransferase MiaB — protein MMNPKTFYVKTYGCQMNVYDSEAIEGLLLEHQLVPAAEDEADIILLNACSVRDLAEQKVIGKAGILSKLKRKKEDLVLGICGCMAQNMKDELFKKIPALDLVCGPNDIIHLPKMIDEVFQGKRRQMQVENPRWVMTSEIPKNRKKGVTAWLSVMRGCNHSCTFCIVPRVRGKEVSRSPEDILKEVEQLVNDGFKEVTLLGQNINSYGRDLGRGIHFPKLLEILNEVEGLERIRFTTSHPVDIRDELIHAMGRLDKVCEALHFPLQAGSNRILGLMKRGYTREGYFEKVLKARERIPGVSISTDAIVGFPGETDEDFMETCRAFKEIAFDGAFIFKYSRRSQTPAVEMPDQVPEEVKEDRHQTLLKLQDEISYQKNQSFLGKTIDVLVEAPDKKNKALFFGRSRDNRMVFFDGKPSSIGSVLPICIEKVTAYALYGKIKK, from the coding sequence ATGATGAATCCAAAAACATTTTATGTTAAAACCTATGGCTGTCAGATGAATGTTTATGATTCTGAAGCGATTGAAGGCCTGCTTCTTGAACATCAGTTGGTGCCTGCAGCCGAAGATGAAGCGGATATTATTCTTCTGAATGCGTGCAGTGTGCGTGATTTGGCAGAGCAAAAAGTGATTGGGAAGGCAGGAATTTTATCGAAGCTGAAGAGGAAAAAAGAAGATCTTGTTTTAGGCATTTGCGGTTGTATGGCCCAAAATATGAAGGATGAATTATTCAAAAAAATTCCTGCCCTAGATCTGGTTTGTGGTCCCAATGATATTATTCATCTTCCTAAAATGATTGATGAGGTCTTTCAGGGGAAGAGAAGACAAATGCAGGTTGAGAATCCTCGTTGGGTGATGACCTCTGAGATTCCCAAAAATCGTAAGAAGGGGGTAACGGCTTGGCTTTCGGTGATGAGGGGATGTAATCACTCCTGTACCTTTTGCATTGTCCCTCGTGTGAGGGGAAAGGAGGTTAGCCGATCTCCGGAAGATATTTTGAAAGAGGTCGAGCAGTTGGTGAATGATGGATTTAAAGAAGTCACTCTTTTAGGTCAGAATATTAATTCTTACGGACGAGATTTGGGAAGGGGAATTCATTTTCCTAAACTTTTAGAGATTTTGAATGAGGTTGAAGGGCTAGAGCGTATTCGTTTTACAACGTCACATCCTGTAGATATTCGTGATGAATTGATACATGCCATGGGAAGGTTAGATAAGGTTTGTGAAGCGCTTCATTTTCCTCTTCAGGCGGGTTCTAATCGCATTCTTGGATTGATGAAAAGGGGATATACGCGGGAAGGTTATTTTGAAAAGGTTTTGAAGGCAAGAGAACGCATTCCCGGCGTATCGATCTCAACCGATGCCATTGTCGGTTTTCCGGGTGAGACCGATGAAGATTTTATGGAAACGTGTCGAGCTTTTAAGGAAATTGCTTTTGATGGGGCGTTTATTTTTAAATATTCAAGACGATCTCAGACCCCAGCCGTCGAGATGCCCGATCAAGTTCCCGAAGAGGTGAAAGAAGATCGACATCAAACGCTTCTTAAACTCCAGGATGAAATTTCATATCAGAAAAACCAGAGTTTTTTGGGAAAGACGATCGACGTTTTGGTGGAAGCCCCTGATAAAAAGAATAAGGCCCTTTTTTTTGGGCGCTCCCGTGATAATCGGATGGTTTTCTTTGATGGAAAACCTTCCTCTATTGGATCCGTTCTTCCGATTTGTATTGAAAAAGTGACCGCTTACGCGTTGTACGGAAAGATAAAAAAATAG
- a CDS encoding DUF2283 domain-containing protein: MEALKILEGKSNLNWDYDEEADVLYISIGRPRPAVGVDIGEGVIVRYDEKKKEVVGLTIIGFRVRTLQGLKAA, translated from the coding sequence ATGGAAGCATTAAAAATTCTTGAGGGAAAGTCAAATTTAAATTGGGATTACGATGAGGAAGCAGATGTTCTTTATATTTCTATTGGAAGGCCGCGTCCAGCTGTAGGAGTTGATATTGGAGAGGGTGTTATCGTCCGCTACGATGAGAAAAAAAAAGAGGTGGTGGGTCTTACGATTATTGGTTTTCGGGTTAGAACATTGCAGGGTTTAAAAGCGGCATAA
- a CDS encoding recombinase family protein — protein sequence MLLMGYTYNKEKKLLEIDEEETKVVKLIYTMFLCDKSIRSITEYLTRKGYRNRKGNIFSTKLIGDILKNKIYTGKLVWNAHYYDKTQKTKKGYRYIKNPPEKVIISQGRHQPIIPEEDFELVQEKLKARRVERRKKVNDYPFSGLLYCAKCNHKYLGISSISNHRTGVKKRWYRCVGPYRSFIKCKNKSVKGQEIESEVAAILETLLKNDKLKTSRWMNVTAANFPVFAENAKTDLLKVKNRLENNLKKQSKLTDAYLENLLSEELYKQKNEGLRQEEEELKKLIALQDVREIERERSKDYLDRVEEFLEGYDPNKKEIEETIVNPNLIQQGDFGEILALKYYSMEPLEPFTKKYLVVAYKELTREDGFILTAYLSNSPSKRRKILWKH from the coding sequence ATGCTCCTTATGGGTTATACGTATAACAAAGAGAAAAAACTTTTAGAGATAGATGAGGAAGAAACGAAAGTCGTTAAACTCATTTATACCATGTTTCTTTGCGATAAGAGCATTCGTAGTATTACCGAGTATCTTACTCGTAAAGGATACAGAAATAGAAAGGGCAATATATTTAGTACTAAGCTAATTGGCGATATCCTAAAAAATAAAATTTATACAGGTAAGCTTGTTTGGAACGCCCATTATTACGACAAAACGCAGAAGACGAAGAAAGGCTATCGCTACATAAAGAACCCACCTGAAAAAGTTATAATCTCGCAAGGTAGACATCAGCCTATTATTCCAGAAGAAGATTTTGAGCTTGTGCAAGAGAAGCTCAAAGCACGAAGGGTTGAGCGAAGGAAGAAGGTAAACGACTATCCGTTTTCAGGCCTGCTTTATTGTGCAAAATGTAATCATAAATATTTAGGCATTTCGTCTATTTCTAATCACCGTACCGGCGTTAAAAAGAGATGGTATCGTTGCGTCGGGCCTTACAGAAGCTTTATCAAGTGTAAAAACAAGAGTGTGAAGGGGCAAGAAATAGAGTCAGAAGTAGCAGCGATATTAGAGACACTTCTTAAAAATGACAAGCTAAAAACGAGCCGATGGATGAACGTGACCGCCGCAAATTTTCCCGTCTTTGCAGAAAACGCAAAAACTGACCTCTTGAAGGTCAAAAATAGGCTTGAAAATAATCTTAAAAAACAATCAAAATTAACTGACGCCTATTTGGAAAATTTGCTGAGTGAAGAACTATATAAGCAGAAAAACGAAGGCCTAAGACAGGAGGAAGAAGAATTGAAGAAACTCATTGCATTACAAGATGTTAGAGAGATTGAGAGGGAGCGGTCAAAGGACTATCTGGACAGGGTAGAGGAGTTTTTAGAAGGCTATGATCCAAACAAGAAAGAGATCGAAGAAACAATAGTGAATCCTAATTTAATTCAACAAGGAGACTTTGGCGAAATTTTGGCTTTAAAATATTACTCAATGGAACCCTTGGAACCCTTCACTAAAAAATATCTTGTTGTTGCTTATAAAGAATTGACTCGCGAGGATGGTTTTATTTTAACGGCCTATTTGTCAAATTCACCTTCAAAAAGGAGAAAAATTCTATGGAAGCATTAA
- a CDS encoding recombinase family protein, translated as MMVAIYIRVSTEDQAKEGYSLEVQREYLEAFAKRVGLEIFRVYQDDGISGYSTERPALKELLKDAKGKKFDLVLVYKIDRFSRNLKDLLNLVDELLSSGVGFKSATEPFDTTTSAGKLIFQQLGSFAEFERNRIAERVFPGMVKGVQRGNWQGARYAPYGLYV; from the coding sequence ATGATGGTAGCAATTTACATTCGTGTTAGCACAGAAGATCAAGCCAAAGAGGGTTATTCTCTTGAGGTCCAGAGGGAATATCTTGAAGCTTTCGCTAAACGCGTAGGTCTTGAGATATTCAGGGTTTATCAAGACGACGGCATAAGCGGTTATTCTACCGAGCGCCCTGCCCTGAAAGAGCTTCTTAAAGACGCAAAAGGGAAAAAGTTTGACTTAGTTTTGGTATACAAGATTGATAGATTTAGCAGGAACTTAAAAGATTTACTTAACTTAGTAGATGAACTATTGTCTTCCGGCGTTGGTTTTAAGTCAGCAACAGAACCGTTTGATACTACAACATCAGCGGGAAAGCTTATATTTCAGCAGTTGGGGAGTTTTGCAGAGTTTGAGAGGAATAGAATTGCTGAGAGAGTATTTCCCGGTATGGTTAAAGGTGTTCAGCGAGGCAATTGGCAGGGCGCTCGATATGCTCCTTATGGGTTATACGTATAA
- a CDS encoding Fic family protein has protein sequence MAFNSEYTITPKINKALVEIERVRGFLDAVKLKDDWIADMQKKALILESHHSTHIEGTALSLEQAKSILEGKKVKGVSRDDEKELLNYKKAMDFISRYLGKDDPVSEGIVREVHKILVKGVRGENADPGNYRKIQNYVVNSRTREVVYTPPAPLEVPHLMREFTEWINKAEDASPILVAGIAQFQLVHIHPFIDGNGRTARLLSTLILYKTGYDFKRLFTISEYYDKDRPNYYQAIQTVRKNNMNMTTWLEYFVDGLRSQMTEIQAKGEQLIKQDSQLQKIKKIGLSKRQEKAVKHLIIKDRLSVNEYQSVASCIRRTAQRDLEELVEKKIVKIVAKSPTDPTKHYVLL, from the coding sequence ATGGCATTTAACTCGGAATATACCATAACACCGAAGATCAACAAGGCGCTTGTAGAGATTGAGCGGGTGCGGGGGTTTCTGGATGCGGTAAAGCTCAAGGATGACTGGATCGCCGATATGCAGAAAAAGGCGCTTATTCTTGAGTCGCACCATTCCACGCACATTGAAGGTACGGCCCTAAGCCTTGAGCAGGCCAAGAGCATCTTGGAAGGCAAAAAGGTTAAAGGCGTCAGCCGTGATGATGAAAAAGAGCTTTTGAATTACAAGAAGGCAATGGATTTTATTTCGAGATATCTCGGTAAGGATGATCCGGTTTCAGAAGGTATTGTCCGTGAGGTTCACAAGATTCTGGTTAAAGGCGTCCGGGGTGAAAACGCAGATCCTGGCAATTACAGAAAGATTCAAAACTATGTCGTTAATTCCCGCACACGTGAGGTAGTTTATACTCCACCTGCGCCCTTAGAGGTTCCGCATCTCATGCGGGAGTTTACAGAGTGGATTAACAAGGCAGAGGACGCATCTCCTATCCTTGTGGCCGGTATCGCTCAATTTCAACTTGTACATATTCATCCGTTCATTGACGGTAACGGCAGAACAGCCCGGCTCCTTTCAACGCTTATCCTCTACAAGACCGGCTATGATTTTAAACGGCTCTTTACCATTTCGGAGTATTACGATAAAGATCGGCCGAACTATTATCAGGCCATTCAGACCGTCCGCAAGAATAACATGAACATGACCACGTGGCTTGAGTATTTCGTTGACGGCTTGCGTTCACAGATGACTGAGATTCAGGCTAAAGGCGAGCAGTTGATTAAGCAGGACAGCCAGCTTCAAAAGATTAAGAAGATCGGGCTGAGTAAGCGTCAGGAGAAAGCTGTTAAGCACCTTATTATTAAAGACAGGCTCTCCGTTAATGAATATCAGTCTGTCGCCTCTTGTATCCGGCGCACGGCTCAACGGGATTTGGAAGAATTGGTTGAAAAAAAGATTGTCAAAATCGTGGCAAAAAGCCCGACGGACCCCACCAAGCACTATGTTTTACTGTGA
- a CDS encoding RDD family protein: MNEKKIVVGFWIRLFSDSLDAIFLGALGFVLSLPLGSMFYKMGENGLWLGLVITFLYTGILQSGIGQGQSLVKRLLKIQVLRLDGSFLNLPQSFLRYSVILF, encoded by the coding sequence ATGAATGAAAAGAAAATAGTTGTAGGTTTTTGGATACGATTATTTTCAGATTCTTTAGATGCGATATTTCTCGGGGCGCTTGGTTTTGTTTTATCTCTTCCATTAGGGAGTATGTTCTACAAAATGGGAGAAAATGGACTGTGGTTAGGTTTAGTTATTACTTTTCTGTATACAGGTATTTTGCAAAGCGGAATTGGGCAAGGTCAGAGTCTTGTAAAGAGATTGCTTAAGATTCAAGTATTACGTTTAGACGGGTCATTTCTAAATTTGCCCCAGTCATTTTTGAGATATTCGGTCATCCTATTTTGA
- a CDS encoding methionyl-tRNA formyltransferase — MKIIFMGTPQVAAQCLEGLLSHFPVEVAVTQPDRPRGRGLQVTPSPVKVIAEKEGIEVLQPLKMRDQFFVERLRQIAPDLIVVVAYGGFLTEEVLKIPPLGCVNLHSSLLPKYRGATPVQWAVMKGETETGWTTFYLTKEMDAGDIILQRKISILPDEDAQVLFERMIPTGIQLLQETVQNVLDKKAPRIPQDHGKASLAPKLSKSAGEIDWNIPAHIIFNQVRGLIPWPVAFTYFEWRGKRLELRIFKARVEAHIAEEPGKVLGTDSKGFFVATADGTLWLEKVQMEGSRRMNAQEFLRGHSLPVGAKFGT; from the coding sequence ATGAAAATCATTTTTATGGGGACGCCTCAGGTGGCGGCACAGTGCCTGGAAGGGCTTCTTTCTCATTTTCCCGTTGAGGTGGCCGTAACCCAGCCGGATCGTCCACGAGGCAGGGGGCTTCAGGTGACGCCTTCTCCTGTGAAAGTTATTGCCGAGAAAGAGGGGATTGAAGTTTTACAGCCTCTTAAAATGAGAGATCAATTTTTTGTTGAACGATTGAGACAGATCGCCCCAGATTTGATTGTCGTGGTAGCCTATGGAGGTTTTTTAACAGAAGAAGTTTTAAAAATTCCCCCTTTAGGCTGCGTCAATTTGCATTCGTCCCTTCTTCCAAAGTATCGAGGAGCAACCCCTGTTCAATGGGCGGTGATGAAGGGTGAAACGGAAACAGGATGGACAACCTTTTATCTTACAAAGGAGATGGATGCCGGAGATATCATTCTCCAAAGGAAAATTTCAATTCTTCCTGATGAAGATGCCCAGGTTCTTTTTGAAAGAATGATTCCCACTGGAATTCAACTTCTTCAGGAGACTGTTCAAAATGTTTTGGATAAAAAAGCTCCGCGGATTCCTCAAGATCATGGAAAAGCAAGCCTCGCTCCTAAATTGAGTAAATCAGCGGGAGAAATTGATTGGAATATACCCGCCCATATCATTTTCAATCAGGTGCGTGGATTAATTCCTTGGCCTGTCGCTTTTACTTATTTTGAGTGGCGTGGGAAACGTTTAGAATTAAGAATTTTTAAAGCGCGAGTTGAAGCACATATTGCAGAGGAGCCTGGAAAAGTTCTGGGAACAGATTCCAAGGGTTTTTTTGTTGCCACTGCTGATGGGACTTTGTGGCTTGAGAAAGTCCAAATGGAAGGATCTCGTCGGATGAACGCTCAAGAATTTTTAAGGGGGCATTCACTACCGGTTGGGGCAAAATTTGGGACTTGA
- a CDS encoding DUF1189 family protein, protein MFNSFFLTFQKSCYDLHFYPSFLKRSLKENFSYFLGCATLLSFLALWVQLPLLILQVTEWTDWAVRKLPSFRIEEGGVTLIDTIHRKTDHPQKLFVYDSDDKKFTFAIDLEEKVDSSLYSSALILKKDRLWIKGGGKVRELLYPKDFSLTVSPFTLIQTRDFFLWVLPLFLGVILFLQLTLSKGLEAVFWGTVGFVCLRVLKKSLSWKSCFSIALVSFTPVLLFSFFISALADVNSWSLLVGDALYIFFLVGALRACVKNAVGSRE, encoded by the coding sequence ATGTTTAATTCCTTTTTCTTGACCTTCCAAAAATCATGTTACGATCTTCATTTCTATCCGTCCTTTCTCAAGCGATCCCTCAAAGAAAATTTTTCTTATTTTTTAGGATGTGCAACTCTGTTGTCGTTTTTAGCTCTGTGGGTTCAGCTTCCTCTTTTGATCCTTCAAGTGACAGAATGGACGGATTGGGCGGTCCGCAAACTTCCTTCTTTTAGAATTGAAGAAGGGGGAGTGACTTTGATTGATACGATTCATCGCAAAACGGATCATCCTCAAAAATTATTTGTTTATGACTCTGATGATAAGAAATTTACTTTTGCGATTGATTTAGAAGAAAAGGTTGATAGCTCTCTTTATTCCAGTGCCTTGATTCTCAAAAAAGATCGTTTGTGGATTAAAGGGGGAGGAAAGGTCCGGGAACTTTTATACCCCAAAGATTTTTCTTTAACCGTTTCGCCTTTTACTTTGATTCAGACAAGAGATTTCTTTCTCTGGGTTTTACCTCTTTTTTTGGGTGTGATTCTTTTTTTACAATTGACCCTTTCTAAGGGGCTTGAAGCGGTTTTTTGGGGAACGGTAGGATTTGTTTGTCTTCGGGTTCTAAAAAAAAGTCTTTCCTGGAAATCTTGTTTTTCAATTGCTTTAGTGTCATTTACGCCTGTCCTTCTCTTTTCATTTTTTATCAGTGCTTTAGCAGACGTTAATTCCTGGTCTCTTCTGGTGGGCGATGCTCTCTATATTTTTTTCCTTGTGGGTGCTTTGAGGGCATGCGTTAAGAATGCAGTAGGGAGTAGAGAGTAG